Proteins from a single region of Bacteroidota bacterium:
- a CDS encoding geranylgeranylglycerol-phosphate geranylgeranyltransferase — protein sequence MQKIINWIQMMRPANLLILGVTMYFINQFILLPVFDKYGLYFTLNSFQFFLLVLSTLLICAGGYIINDYYDVESDAINKPHRHFIGKSISTIQALRGYWLLTGVGVLLGLFLAIKVGNIRLVTIHGIAALLLYFYSASYKRMPLLGNVVVALLIAISILLVGAFEPAIYKLVREGDYYAARICWNIILGYALFAFLINVARELIKDLEDMEGDGKADMRTTALAWGQQTVKIIAASILFSLILFTTYLLWIRDIAGLHNWFLIYGILLIINLLGLIGFLFGSFTKKAFHRLSVWIKLTMILGILFMPLYYFGYYSGL from the coding sequence ATGCAAAAAATAATAAATTGGATACAAATGATGCGCCCGGCAAATCTGCTGATACTCGGCGTTACCATGTACTTTATCAATCAATTTATTTTGTTACCGGTATTTGATAAGTATGGATTGTATTTCACACTTAATTCTTTTCAATTTTTTCTGTTAGTACTTTCTACACTTCTAATTTGTGCAGGCGGCTATATCATTAATGATTATTACGATGTGGAATCTGATGCTATAAATAAACCACACCGGCATTTTATTGGAAAAAGTATAAGTACAATTCAAGCATTGCGTGGTTATTGGTTGCTTACCGGAGTCGGAGTGTTACTCGGTTTATTTCTTGCAATTAAAGTGGGTAATATTCGCCTTGTTACTATTCATGGAATTGCAGCTTTGCTATTATATTTTTATTCTGCTTCGTATAAACGCATGCCATTGTTGGGGAATGTGGTGGTTGCATTATTAATTGCAATCAGCATTTTATTAGTAGGTGCATTCGAACCTGCTATTTATAAATTAGTGCGTGAAGGAGATTATTATGCAGCAAGAATTTGTTGGAATATTATTTTAGGATATGCATTATTTGCATTCCTTATAAATGTTGCCCGAGAGTTGATTAAAGATCTGGAAGATATGGAAGGAGATGGTAAAGCAGATATGCGCACCACGGCTTTAGCATGGGGGCAGCAAACTGTAAAAATTATTGCTGCTTCTATTTTATTCTCTCTCATTTTATTTACTACTTATTTATTATGGATCAGAGATATTGCAGGATTGCACAACTGGTTTTTGATTTATGGAATTCTGCTGATTATAAACTTACTGGGGCTGATTGGATTTCTTTTTGGCTCCTTCACAAAAAAAGCTTTTCATAGACTTAGTGTTTGGATAAAACTCACCATGATACTCGGTATTTTATTTATGCCTTTATATTATTTTGGATATTATTCCGGTTTATGA
- a CDS encoding DUF2520 domain-containing protein: protein MSSTQISIVGTGNIAWHLVQMFCNAGLQIQHIYGLEFKKASALANICNATAKQLKTENSESNNSIVFFAVADDAIREVASTFNVEEIVSVHVSGAVESKVLHFEKNQFGVYYPLQSFSKEVHTNYNVIPVCIVAQDKQVELMLIEIANKISNSVCTISDAQKSKLHLAAVIVNNFTNFLYGEAFRIIEEAGLEKNILFSLMQETIEKLRIGSPAEMQTGPARRGDVNTMQKHHALLKSNPELMKLYDVLSNSIQNKFLDN, encoded by the coding sequence ATGAGTAGCACTCAAATCTCTATAGTTGGAACAGGAAATATTGCCTGGCATTTGGTGCAAATGTTTTGCAATGCAGGATTACAAATTCAACACATTTATGGTCTTGAATTTAAAAAGGCTTCCGCATTAGCAAATATATGTAATGCAACAGCGAAACAATTAAAAACAGAAAACTCTGAATCAAATAATTCGATTGTATTTTTTGCAGTAGCAGATGATGCAATTCGTGAGGTGGCATCCACATTTAATGTAGAAGAAATTGTATCAGTGCATGTATCAGGAGCCGTGGAAAGCAAGGTATTGCATTTTGAAAAAAATCAATTTGGTGTGTATTATCCATTGCAATCATTTTCAAAAGAAGTCCATACAAATTATAATGTAATTCCGGTATGTATAGTTGCACAAGATAAGCAAGTAGAATTAATGTTGATAGAGATAGCAAATAAAATTTCTAATTCGGTTTGTACGATAAGCGATGCGCAAAAAAGTAAATTACATCTTGCCGCAGTAATCGTAAATAATTTCACTAATTTTTTATATGGAGAAGCTTTCCGTATCATTGAAGAAGCAGGATTAGAAAAAAATATTCTTTTTTCATTAATGCAGGAAACAATTGAAAAATTAAGAATTGGTTCACCTGCTGAAATGCAAACAGGTCCTGCCCGAAGAGGTGATGTAAATACAATGCAAAAACATCATGCATTATTAAAATCAAATCCTGAACTTATGAAATTGTATGACGTTCTAAGTAATAGCATACAAAATAAATTTTTGGATAATTAA
- a CDS encoding GMP synthase, translated as MSVSKIKVAILDLYDNYPNEGMRNLKELVGNKDLDFDWKVFDVRAKTEIPDMTYDIFVSSGGPGSPYDGEGKEWETKYFSLMDKIWAHNANGNIKKKYIFAICHSFQLLSRYLQLGNVCERKSTAFGVFNLERTENGKQDKYFRFLSDPFYAVDSRDWQLIEPNTKLFLNTGAEILAIDKRRDHVDLERAVMAVKMNPYVYMTQFHPEADADGMLRYFNIKEKKEHVVKNHGEWKLEEMIRCLSDPYKLPLTRETLIPGFLRDAHDELLLTE; from the coding sequence ATGTCTGTTTCAAAAATTAAAGTTGCCATTCTGGATTTGTATGATAATTATCCCAACGAAGGGATGCGCAACCTAAAAGAATTGGTAGGCAATAAGGATTTAGATTTTGATTGGAAAGTATTTGATGTGCGTGCCAAGACAGAAATTCCCGATATGACCTACGATATATTTGTTTCTTCCGGTGGCCCGGGTAGTCCCTACGATGGCGAAGGCAAAGAATGGGAAACAAAATATTTTTCTTTGATGGATAAAATATGGGCGCATAATGCAAATGGAAATATCAAAAAGAAATACATATTCGCTATCTGTCATTCCTTTCAATTATTATCACGATATCTGCAACTAGGAAATGTGTGTGAAAGAAAATCCACTGCATTTGGTGTGTTTAATTTGGAGCGTACGGAAAATGGTAAACAGGATAAATATTTTCGTTTTCTTTCTGATCCATTTTATGCTGTGGATTCCCGTGACTGGCAATTGATAGAACCCAACACGAAATTGTTTTTAAATACAGGTGCAGAAATTCTTGCTATTGATAAACGTCGAGATCATGTGGATTTAGAAAGAGCAGTGATGGCGGTAAAAATGAATCCCTATGTGTATATGACTCAATTTCATCCGGAGGCAGATGCCGATGGTATGTTGCGTTATTTTAATATCAAAGAAAAAAAAGAACATGTAGTAAAAAATCACGGCGAGTGGAAGTTAGAAGAAATGATTCGCTGTCTGAGTGATCCATATAAATTACCCCTTACCCGGGAGACTTTGATACCCGGATTTTTACGTGATGCACATGATGAACTTCTATTAACTGAATGA
- a CDS encoding DoxX family membrane protein has protein sequence MNKVLFPTSRILVGCLFIFSGLIKANDPVGFAIKLEEYYELFANAGNAFLFFKSDFIINTVVFQASLICIVEVALGIALLLGLSGRLVAWLLLLMILFFTWLTGYSAITGKVTDCGCFGDAIPLTPWQSFYKDLVLTFLILIIFYNREKIKTLIPKVPAFALFLAATIFTTWVAVTAIRHDVFKDFRPYAIGNNIEELMQIPADSKKGIVQMTYAYQSKESGKIEKVKIRSDKNDYSVLTEYADTTKWSFVERTDKVIEKGFIPKIVDFAVIDLDENDVTEKILNEDDYMFMIVSADLSKTNREVWQSINTLQKAAEGDGIFTFGFVSASADDIEAFRHANQTAFPFYKGDYKVTLTIMRVNPGIVLLKNGTVIDKWAWRDLPNYQYIKAKYFNERQPGEITFTTDSKVELFTEGESVIDKIDGSMEPYNEFFLVDADGNDVTLNVFSDSLPVYMFIVNDLTQLSQDVFGKLLPLMQELSANGNKFFVVSQSDFALLNQMKEATKLDYTNLNCDGEVLMKIVPENTGLVILNYGEVVAKYSQSNLPEPGNFRIPQ, from the coding sequence ATGAATAAAGTATTGTTCCCGACAAGCAGAATTTTAGTTGGATGTTTATTTATTTTTTCAGGTTTAATAAAGGCAAATGATCCGGTTGGTTTTGCCATTAAATTGGAAGAATATTATGAATTGTTTGCTAATGCAGGTAATGCTTTTTTATTCTTCAAATCAGATTTTATAATTAATACGGTTGTGTTTCAGGCTTCTTTGATTTGTATAGTGGAAGTGGCGTTGGGTATTGCATTACTCCTCGGTTTATCAGGCAGATTAGTTGCGTGGCTGTTGCTGTTAATGATATTATTTTTTACTTGGTTAACAGGATATTCTGCAATTACCGGAAAAGTAACAGACTGCGGATGTTTCGGCGATGCTATTCCGCTTACTCCATGGCAATCATTTTATAAAGATCTGGTGTTGACTTTTCTCATTCTAATTATTTTTTACAACAGAGAAAAAATAAAGACTCTGATTCCAAAAGTTCCTGCTTTTGCATTATTTCTGGCTGCTACAATCTTTACCACATGGGTTGCAGTTACGGCAATTCGTCATGATGTATTTAAAGATTTTAGACCTTATGCCATTGGAAATAATATTGAAGAGTTAATGCAAATTCCTGCAGATTCTAAAAAAGGAATTGTACAAATGACGTATGCTTATCAATCAAAAGAATCAGGTAAAATTGAGAAAGTAAAAATTAGATCTGATAAAAATGATTACAGTGTGTTAACCGAATATGCAGATACCACAAAATGGAGTTTTGTGGAAAGAACAGATAAAGTAATTGAAAAAGGATTTATACCAAAGATTGTTGATTTTGCGGTAATTGATCTGGATGAAAATGATGTAACCGAAAAAATTCTGAATGAAGATGACTATATGTTTATGATTGTAAGTGCTGATTTATCCAAAACAAATAGAGAAGTATGGCAATCTATAAATACCTTGCAAAAAGCAGCAGAAGGAGATGGGATTTTTACATTTGGTTTTGTTTCAGCATCGGCAGATGATATTGAAGCTTTCCGACATGCAAATCAAACTGCATTTCCATTTTATAAAGGTGATTATAAAGTTACACTCACAATTATGCGGGTGAATCCCGGAATTGTATTATTAAAAAATGGAACTGTAATAGATAAATGGGCATGGCGTGATTTACCAAACTATCAGTATATTAAAGCAAAATATTTTAATGAGAGACAACCCGGAGAAATTACTTTTACCACGGATAGTAAAGTTGAATTATTTACAGAGGGAGAGTCCGTTATCGATAAAATTGATGGCAGCATGGAGCCTTATAATGAATTCTTTTTAGTGGATGCCGATGGCAATGATGTAACACTTAACGTTTTTAGCGATTCATTGCCGGTGTATATGTTTATCGTAAATGATCTCACACAACTTTCGCAAGATGTTTTTGGAAAACTATTGCCATTAATGCAAGAGTTATCTGCAAATGGAAATAAGTTTTTTGTTGTCAGTCAAAGTGATTTCGCATTATTAAATCAAATGAAAGAAGCAACTAAATTGGATTACACAAATTTAAATTGCGATGGAGAAGTGCTGATGAAAATAGTACCGGAAAATACCGGATTGGTAATTCTCAATTACGGAGAAGTAGTAGCTAAATATTCACAAAGTAATTTACCTGAGCCGGGAAATTTCAGAATACCTCAATAA
- a CDS encoding tetratricopeptide repeat protein, with protein MMKFEKYLIVVFAFSTLLIACTNKEKSRQHISDMQIQVDSMLAVAEVLSPEQKAKVDELIKEYVAYSEKYPEDSLGAAYLFESARLNARKPDFQAAIEMFRKVVDKYPADDLAPKSLLSIGGIYDVTLNDYPKAEVAYKELLEKYPLQAQEYGIDIVLKTLGKSPDEILRELQAASGDSSDISNLQTEENKNQ; from the coding sequence ATGATGAAGTTCGAAAAATATTTGATTGTAGTGTTCGCTTTTTCAACCCTACTAATTGCTTGTACCAATAAAGAAAAGTCAAGGCAACACATTTCAGATATGCAAATTCAGGTGGATAGTATGTTGGCAGTTGCAGAGGTGTTAAGCCCCGAACAGAAGGCTAAAGTGGATGAATTGATTAAGGAGTATGTAGCCTATTCAGAGAAATATCCTGAAGATTCTTTAGGTGCTGCATATTTATTTGAATCAGCAAGATTAAATGCACGCAAACCTGATTTTCAAGCTGCTATTGAAATGTTTAGAAAAGTAGTTGATAAATATCCCGCTGATGATCTTGCACCAAAAAGTTTATTATCTATAGGTGGCATTTATGACGTTACGCTGAATGATTATCCAAAAGCTGAAGTAGCATATAAGGAATTATTAGAGAAATATCCATTACAAGCTCAGGAATATGGTATTGATATCGTTTTAAAAACTTTGGGAAAAAGCCCGGATGAAATATTAAGAGAGTTGCAGGCAGCAAGCGGAGATTCTTCGGATATATCTAATTTGCAAACGGAAGAAAATAAAAATCAGTAA
- the folP gene encoding dihydropteroate synthase, producing the protein MLRSCERIMDFSTPRIMGILNVTPDSFYRSEKFESLSDILHTVETMLTDGADIIDVGGMSTRPGAKIIDVDTELKRVIPVVEKIKKTFPQTWLSIDTVHAKVAEEAVHHGADIINDISAGAIDTTLLDTVAALNVPYILMHMKGLPSTMQDKPVYENVVEEVFTFFIEKLQLLHSLNTYDVIIDPGFGFGKNTEDNYALASNIKQFQLLGKPILAGISRKSMICKLLKVNPEKALNGTTALNALLLFNKVNIIRVHDVKEAKEVLQIVSAFSNAGASN; encoded by the coding sequence ATGTTGCGCTCATGTGAAAGAATCATGGATTTTTCCACACCTCGCATTATGGGAATACTAAACGTAACTCCGGATTCATTTTATAGAAGTGAAAAATTTGAATCGTTGAGCGATATATTACACACAGTGGAAACAATGCTTACAGATGGTGCTGACATCATTGATGTGGGTGGAATGAGTACCCGGCCGGGAGCAAAAATTATTGATGTAGATACTGAATTAAAACGTGTAATTCCTGTGGTGGAAAAAATAAAAAAAACATTTCCGCAAACATGGCTTTCAATTGATACTGTACATGCAAAAGTGGCGGAAGAAGCAGTGCATCACGGAGCAGATATTATCAATGATATTTCTGCAGGTGCAATTGATACAACACTATTAGATACAGTTGCTGCATTGAATGTTCCTTATATTTTGATGCACATGAAGGGCCTTCCTTCAACAATGCAGGATAAACCGGTTTATGAAAATGTGGTAGAAGAGGTATTTACTTTTTTTATTGAAAAATTACAACTATTGCATTCGTTGAATACTTACGATGTAATTATTGATCCGGGATTTGGCTTTGGAAAAAACACCGAAGATAATTATGCATTGGCATCCAATATTAAACAGTTTCAGTTATTGGGTAAACCAATTTTAGCAGGCATCAGCCGCAAATCAATGATTTGTAAATTGTTAAAAGTAAATCCCGAAAAGGCGTTAAATGGTACTACTGCTTTAAATGCTTTACTGCTATTTAATAAAGTAAATATTATCAGAGTACATGATGTAAAAGAAGCAAAAGAAGTGTTGCAAATTGTTTCTGCATTTAGTAATGCAGGTGCTTCTAATTAA
- a CDS encoding shikimate kinase, whose amino-acid sequence MRIYLVGFMGSGKTKNGKILAAKTGMQFIDLDDLITQLENKSIAEIFAANGEDYFRTLETQILLSTQSFENAIISCGGGTPCFNNNMQWILENGNCIYLTAPIEILFGRLKEKQSKRPLLKNFTDDELRQYIESKIEERKPFYNMAPAIVDTSHSDKEKQLLKLVKRWKNDQLK is encoded by the coding sequence ATGCGTATTTATTTAGTGGGATTTATGGGCAGTGGAAAAACTAAAAACGGTAAAATACTTGCTGCAAAAACGGGTATGCAATTTATAGATCTGGATGATTTAATTACGCAACTTGAAAATAAATCTATTGCCGAAATCTTTGCTGCAAACGGAGAAGATTATTTCAGAACATTGGAAACACAAATACTTTTATCTACTCAATCTTTTGAAAATGCAATAATATCCTGCGGGGGAGGAACACCTTGTTTTAATAATAATATGCAATGGATTTTGGAAAATGGAAATTGTATTTATCTGACAGCACCTATTGAAATTTTATTTGGCAGATTAAAAGAAAAACAAAGCAAAAGACCTTTGTTAAAAAATTTTACTGATGATGAATTACGGCAATATATTGAAAGTAAAATTGAAGAGCGCAAACCATTTTATAACATGGCACCTGCAATTGTGGATACATCTCATTCTGATAAAGAAAAACAACTGTTGAAATTAGTGAAGCGCTGGAAAAATGATCAACTCAAATAA
- a CDS encoding RNA polymerase sigma factor — MTTSEYNKCVDLCADGVFRFIRKNVLNDEDAQDVVQNAFEVLWKNREAINPEKAKSYLFTAAYHNMIDFFRKHKRTSYVDEMDESAKGGTSDLQVGVKEAIEDALAKLPEIQKNVILLRDYEGYSYVEIGEILELTEAQVKVYIFRARQTLKKYLVSIYHLI, encoded by the coding sequence ATGACAACCTCAGAATACAACAAATGCGTGGATTTATGCGCTGACGGAGTGTTCAGGTTTATTCGAAAAAATGTACTGAACGATGAGGATGCTCAGGATGTGGTTCAGAATGCATTTGAAGTTCTTTGGAAAAATAGAGAAGCGATTAACCCGGAAAAAGCGAAATCCTATTTGTTTACCGCAGCGTATCACAATATGATTGACTTTTTTCGCAAGCATAAACGTACAAGTTACGTGGATGAAATGGATGAAAGTGCAAAAGGCGGCACATCCGACTTGCAGGTAGGTGTGAAAGAAGCAATAGAAGACGCATTGGCAAAACTGCCGGAGATTCAAAAAAATGTTATTCTGTTGCGGGATTATGAAGGTTATAGCTATGTGGAGATTGGAGAGATTCTGGAATTAACGGAAGCACAAGTGAAGGTGTATATTTTCAGAGCAAGACAAACATTAAAAAAATATTTAGTGAGCATATATCATTTAATATGA
- a CDS encoding 2Fe-2S iron-sulfur cluster binding domain-containing protein, protein MGNITVTFSFEDGSEPKRIEAKKGNTILEVALLNDIKLNHNCGGVCACSTCHVYIEKGMDSLEEMTDKEEDFVDRARDPRLNSRLSCQCDLLDDDCEIEVLIPDQSTIIAS, encoded by the coding sequence ATGGGAAATATTACAGTTACATTTTCTTTTGAAGACGGCAGCGAACCGAAGCGGATTGAAGCAAAAAAAGGTAATACAATTTTAGAAGTAGCATTACTCAATGATATTAAATTAAATCATAATTGCGGTGGCGTGTGCGCATGTAGTACATGTCATGTATATATTGAAAAGGGTATGGATAGTCTTGAAGAGATGACAGATAAAGAAGAAGATTTTGTGGATAGAGCACGAGATCCAAGATTAAATTCACGATTAAGTTGTCAATGTGATTTATTGGACGACGATTGCGAAATAGAAGTTTTAATTCCGGATCAATCCACTATCATTGCATCATAA
- a CDS encoding ABC transporter permease yields the protein MIHFIKQRLVSGLFVLFGVVVLVFFIFQLVRFNPAYAVAGESASEETIRNISKELGLDKPVLTQFGVYINNLLPLSIHNNQDTESAIYFDDTKYHYIQLFVIGNYNIILKRPYLGRSFQTNRSVASLLWERIPSTLILAVAAMVLATVTGIILGVIAAIKPHSLTDKICTAGSVLGIALPSFFAAIVLQLVFAYLLAGITGFKMTGNLFVADSYSGKEFLSIRNLILPAIALGIRPIAVITQITRSSMLDVLHADYIRTAYAKGLAQRIVVFKHGLRNALIPVVTSVTGWFASLLTGAFFIEVVFNYNGLGFETINAIKTKDIPVAMGAVLFTATIFVVVNLLTDILYSVVDPRVKLQSSK from the coding sequence TTGATACATTTTATCAAACAACGGTTAGTGAGTGGATTATTTGTTTTATTCGGTGTGGTTGTCCTGGTATTTTTTATTTTTCAATTAGTGCGTTTTAATCCTGCGTATGCTGTAGCCGGTGAATCAGCAAGCGAAGAAACTATTCGCAATATTTCAAAAGAATTGGGTTTGGATAAACCGGTGCTTACTCAATTTGGTGTGTACATAAATAATCTCTTGCCACTTTCAATACATAATAATCAAGATACAGAAAGTGCTATTTATTTTGATGATACTAAATATCATTATATCCAATTATTTGTTATCGGCAATTACAATATCATTTTAAAAAGACCTTATCTCGGCCGTTCATTTCAAACCAACAGAAGTGTAGCTTCTTTACTTTGGGAGCGCATTCCAAGTACTTTAATTCTTGCTGTTGCTGCAATGGTATTGGCAACTGTAACAGGAATTATATTGGGTGTAATCGCAGCAATAAAACCACATTCATTAACGGATAAAATTTGTACTGCCGGTTCTGTTTTGGGAATTGCATTACCTTCTTTTTTTGCAGCTATTGTTTTGCAATTAGTATTTGCATATTTACTTGCAGGTATAACAGGGTTTAAAATGACTGGAAATTTATTTGTAGCTGATTCTTATTCAGGCAAAGAATTTTTATCAATTCGCAATTTAATATTACCTGCAATTGCTTTGGGCATACGGCCTATTGCGGTGATAACTCAAATTACAAGAAGTAGTATGCTGGATGTATTACATGCAGATTATATTCGAACTGCGTATGCAAAAGGTTTAGCTCAACGCATTGTTGTTTTTAAACATGGATTGCGCAATGCCTTAATTCCGGTAGTAACTTCTGTAACAGGTTGGTTTGCTTCCTTGCTTACAGGTGCCTTTTTTATTGAAGTAGTTTTTAATTATAATGGTTTGGGATTTGAAACCATAAATGCAATTAAAACAAAAGATATTCCGGTGGCAATGGGTGCTGTTTTATTTACTGCAACTATTTTTGTGGTGGTGAATTTACTTACCGATATCTTGTATAGCGTAGTAGATCCAAGAGTGAAATTGCAATCATCCAAATAA
- the maf gene encoding septum formation protein Maf: MKIILSSASPRRRSILKDAGFDFEILAIDVDESFPPNLNSKQVPAFIASKKMDAARQSVATKDNIIITADTVVLLGDEIIGKPINVEDAKHILRKLSGKMHKVITAVCICKNGIETCMESETNVYFDTMTDLEIENYITAFKPFDKAGAYAIQEWIGLNKILRIEGDYYNVVGFPMSKVYPFLNENQ, translated from the coding sequence ATGAAAATAATCTTATCTTCTGCGTCGCCACGACGTCGTTCCATTTTAAAAGATGCTGGTTTTGATTTTGAAATATTAGCAATTGATGTGGATGAATCCTTTCCTCCAAATCTAAATTCTAAACAAGTACCTGCATTTATTGCTTCAAAAAAAATGGATGCCGCCCGCCAATCAGTTGCAACAAAAGATAACATAATTATTACTGCGGATACAGTTGTTTTATTAGGAGATGAAATAATTGGTAAACCAATAAATGTTGAGGATGCTAAACACATTCTTCGCAAACTTTCGGGTAAAATGCATAAAGTAATAACTGCTGTTTGTATTTGTAAAAATGGAATTGAAACTTGTATGGAATCAGAAACGAATGTGTATTTTGATACTATGACAGACTTGGAAATTGAAAATTATATAACTGCATTCAAACCATTTGATAAAGCAGGAGCGTATGCAATTCAAGAATGGATTGGTTTAAATAAGATTTTAAGGATAGAAGGAGATTACTATAATGTCGTTGGTTTCCCAATGAGTAAAGTATATCCTTTTCTAAATGAAAATCAATAA
- a CDS encoding universal stress protein translates to MNIIFPTDFSEQSADAFEMALYLAEKTNSEILLLHVYSMPMVTTSIEDGGFDTMPDQLIRLSEEAATNRIAQFKDSLINRYNKGYGNRIPVTEVLRMGFVADEIVALAEKEDVFCIVIPVVHTTGMDRLLFGGIVSSVLKKSNSPVFTVPKDFSFRQIQRLAYATDLTFADNEVIDKLLFLADIFEAELKCFHVHDSNLEIENSIIQDFITQYSNEVERKRISFQLIENLNVLDGMDYFVKENRIDLLGMLRQKSYMNSLFNISYTKKMSSHSEIPLIIYHE, encoded by the coding sequence ATGAATATAATATTTCCAACTGATTTCAGTGAACAAAGTGCCGATGCATTTGAGATGGCATTATATCTTGCTGAGAAGACAAATTCCGAAATTTTGTTATTACATGTGTACAGTATGCCCATGGTGACTACAAGTATAGAAGATGGTGGTTTTGATACCATGCCCGATCAGTTAATCCGATTATCTGAGGAAGCAGCTACAAACAGAATTGCGCAATTTAAAGACTCATTAATTAACCGATATAATAAAGGGTATGGCAATCGCATTCCGGTAACTGAAGTATTGCGAATGGGTTTTGTTGCCGATGAGATTGTGGCACTTGCCGAAAAGGAAGATGTATTTTGCATAGTAATACCTGTGGTGCATACAACAGGAATGGATCGTTTATTATTTGGAGGCATTGTTTCATCTGTGCTTAAAAAAAGTAATAGTCCTGTATTTACAGTGCCAAAAGATTTTTCATTCCGACAAATTCAACGTTTAGCATATGCTACCGATCTAACGTTTGCAGATAATGAAGTTATTGACAAATTATTATTTCTTGCAGATATTTTTGAAGCGGAATTAAAATGTTTTCATGTGCATGATAGTAATCTTGAGATTGAAAATTCAATAATTCAAGATTTTATTACTCAATACAGCAATGAAGTTGAAAGAAAACGCATTAGTTTTCAACTAATAGAAAATTTAAATGTTCTAGATGGTATGGATTATTTTGTAAAAGAAAATAGAATTGACCTATTAGGTATGTTGCGACAAAAATCCTATATGAACAGTTTATTCAATATTAGCTATACAAAAAAAATGAGTTCACACAGCGAGATTCCATTAATAATTTATCACGAATAA
- the iscX gene encoding Fe-S cluster assembly protein IscX, which translates to MKFDEPPIYWADHEDIALKLYEKFGEEFDESKIYRIRFTELIEWVLEIEGFSGKREDCNEGHLEMIQSAWVYEWRDNTR; encoded by the coding sequence ATGAAGTTTGACGAACCACCAATTTATTGGGCAGATCATGAAGATATAGCCTTGAAATTATATGAGAAATTCGGTGAAGAATTTGATGAATCAAAAATTTATCGCATCCGATTTACTGAATTAATTGAATGGGTTTTGGAGATTGAAGGCTTTTCGGGGAAAAGAGAAGATTGCAATGAAGGTCATTTAGAAATGATTCAGAGTGCATGGGTTTATGAATGGCGTGATAATACCAGATAA
- a CDS encoding DUF1599 domain-containing protein, producing the protein MNPISSQTSAQYDEVIETCRAIFQKKIKDYGTSWRILRTESLTDQIFIKAQRIKTIEQNATRKVNDTVVDEFIGIINYAIIALIQMELTDKDPMSMEENKTIALYNHQVQRIKTLMEDKNHDYGEAWRDMRITSFTDLILMKLLRIKQIEENDGKTLISEGVDSHYSDMVNYSVFALIKLKEKGQL; encoded by the coding sequence ATGAATCCTATATCAAGTCAAACAAGTGCTCAATACGATGAAGTAATTGAAACTTGCCGTGCTATATTCCAAAAAAAAATAAAGGACTACGGTACTTCCTGGAGAATATTACGGACAGAATCACTTACAGACCAAATATTTATTAAAGCTCAACGCATTAAAACAATTGAGCAGAATGCAACCCGCAAAGTAAATGATACTGTGGTGGATGAATTTATTGGTATTATTAATTACGCAATTATTGCATTGATTCAAATGGAACTCACCGATAAAGATCCAATGTCAATGGAAGAAAATAAAACCATTGCATTATATAATCATCAGGTGCAACGAATTAAAACATTGATGGAAGATAAAAATCATGATTATGGTGAAGCATGGAGAGATATGCGTATCACCAGTTTTACTGATTTGATACTGATGAAATTATTGCGTATAAAACAAATAGAAGAAAATGATGGAAAAACACTCATATCAGAAGGCGTGGATTCCCATTATTCAGATATGGTGAATTACAGTGTATTCGCATTGATTAAACTTAAAGAAAAAGGACAGTTATAA